ATAATATGGAGTTTATTGTTCGTCGTTCTAGGATTTCAGTTACTGATTTTTTTGGTAGAGCATGCCTCCAGTTTTGACAACTTTGTCTGGGTGGAGGAGGCAGAATCAACCCACTCGCTCTCGGGTTGTGGTCGCGCCCTCTGAGATTGTTCAACCACTTGTTGTGGTAGTTAACCACTCGTTCTCAGACCAACCCGACGCCCTTGTAGTGAGGGTaggggttcatcatcatcatcaccacttTCTTCAGTTTCAGGTAACCCTATGATAGAAAGACTCAAATGGTGGTTGTGGTTAGTGTGCAGACATGAGTGTGAACTGATATGGTGTTAGTGGTGGCGGGTGTGCAGACACGGGTGTGGTAAAAGAAGCGGCAAACATTGATCATGAGTCAAACATTGAAGGAACATGGAGAAACAAGTTTTGAGCCACTAAACTCGAACTTTCTCCTCACGAAAAACTCTTTGCACATGCGAGTGATGTTGTGTTTCTTGAGGTAATACAACTTCAATGTAACACCTGAATTTTCAAGGGTCGCAGACTCACAGTAGTGCTTAAACAGAAAATAAAGTATGCAGCTCAAAAAGTAtgatttttttacttttctttatTCTCAAAAGAGAATATTTACATCATGCATACATAATTAACTCATTTGTAACAAATATAAATAGAAAAGTATTCATAAGTCATAAATCCCATGGTGAAACAGTTGTTCGAGTTACGACTAAAAGTCATTAATGCAGATAACACcctttttagtttcaaaaatGTTTTCTTCTCACGATCAACATGTTACCCACACACCCCATTTACATGGttgaacaacaataacaatacaAGGCATTCGTAAACATATTGATTATGTCACACCAACGATGTCTCGTGTAGATTAATCCTTTCATGAGCACCATCCATCCCTATCGTATGGTATTGGCATTGAAGGCACATCCAAGTCTAAcagttgtaaataaaaaaattcacgtcagtaaaaacattaatttttaGATGGAAAGCAAGTGGAAAACTAAAACTACTAACGGAGGAAAAATTGTGTGATGAAAAGTGCATTTTTTAAACTTTAGAGTCTAAAACTACGCAAAAGATATAAGTGGGagaccaaaaatgcaattaaaccTAAAAATAGAATTCTACATCAGTGAAAACATACGCGCTGGCATGCCATATCATTGGTTAAACTAGTTAAAGGATGAAAACTACATATGCCAACaagaaaaaaggagaaaaacttAAGAAACTGTAGTTTATGGATGACAACCAAATTCTCGCTTTAGTTTAGGGACAAAACGTATTTAACCCTATATTTATTACTTAATGTACTAAGGTGGCGGAAGATGTTAATGATACCCTTGTAACTTTAATCCCTAAGTAGGAACCGGTTACTAAGATTAAGCCCTTAAAGATCGACTAGCCTATGTAAGTGTATCCTATAAAGGTATTTAAAATCCTGACGAGTAGGTTAAGAGAACTTATGAGTTAACTGGTTGTGAGTTGTGACAACTGACAACTCAATGTAATTTTTTGTCAGGTAGGCATAGTTGTGATAATATcataatttatcttatttacTCTATGAGGAATAGGAGATACAACGTATGATGGATGAATATCAAAATTAACTTAGAAAAGGCCTATGAGGGGATGAGATGAGATTTCATATAGTAAACATTGAATGATATCCAGTTCTTAAATGATTTCATTTGTGTGATCCATGCGTGCATTTCCACTATTAAGATGATAGTTTTGTTGAATGGTGAATCTCTACAAGAGTTCCAGTCCTCTGGAGGAATTAGACAAGGCAATCCTCTTTTACCTTGCCTATATATTTGTCCTTCATATGGAGAGATTGTCACATTTGATCAATTCAGTTGCAGAGCAAGGACTTGGGGAAACTAATTGAGTTGGGAAGAAATGGTCCTAGCCtttctcatctttcttttcCAGATGACTTAGTACTCTTGCAGTCTGCAGATAGTCTAGCCAGCCTCAATAACGTTGAGTTCGAGTTGTTTTATGGTAGCTCGGGACAAAAGCTGAATGGAGATAAAACAAGGACTTATTTGTCAAAGAATAATGTTAGTGAGAAATAAGCATTGAGTTTAATTATCTAAGAACAAATGACATTAATTGGTAGATACCTTGCTGTGCCTCTTCATCACAAGAGAGTCTCTAAGAAAACTTTAAGCAAACCAAAGGCTCAATGACTGGAAGGAAACTTTCTCTTGCATGTAGATTGATCCTGACTGAATAAGTGTTAACCCCCCCTTCTTCATATGTTATGCAAACAAATTCTCTGCCTATTTTTGTTTGCCATAGCATAGATAGGAAATGTAGGGATTTTCTGGGGGGTGGAGTGATATAGCAATAAGCAGGAAGACTCATTTGGCTTAGGATAAGACTTGTTCTCCAACTACTCAAGGTGGTCTTGGACTTGAGATTTACTAAAAGTGTCAACCATACCTATATGATGATAGTTAAATGGGGTGTTCTTAGAGCAAAGTATAAAACTGGAATTGTTCCTTTGCATCTGATATTTGATTGAATCAGACTCTGAAGTGGCAATCAAGTTAATAACCCTCGACTTCTAGAGTCTTATATATTCTTCAACCGTGCTTATATTgatttttatctattttagtATAAGCTTTGGTTTAACTGAATTGTTACAGTAAATTCATGCTGCTTTATTCCTTTATACATATAGAAACAGAGAAATCATAACACAATGATTTAAGCATTAGTGGTATGATCAAAGTGAAGAATGATATGCTACTACTAAAGAAAACACATAAAATTGGAATTAATTCTCTTTCATTTTCCATTTATCAAAATTTACATCAATTTCTGTGATAATGGAAAAGCAGTTCTGGATACTACTATATACAATTGCACCATTACAGGTTCAATCAGAATCAGTCTTTTGTGATTGCCCCGGTGTCTCTAGCTAGTTGTTGGGACCCCAACAGCTCAAGTACATGACTGTCCTCAATGATTCCTCTGACTTCTTTGCTTCCTCTTCTTTTAATGATCTGTTGGAACTTGGAAACCATAGCATAAGAGGAGGAAGTAGAAGAAAGCTTCTTTGCCTGAGACAAGGATCTCAAATGGTTTTTGACATGATGTTGAGCTGATCTTAGAGCATAGTTCCACCTGCACAAGCCTTGGTCCTTCAAGGCCTCCACAACTCCAACACTTGCTGCCACTGTCCAAGCTCTGCTTGCTGAACTCATCTTGAAATTAAACAAATTCTTGCTTTGCTTTTCAGATTACACAAGAAATAATGAACCTTGATATAAGAAGTCGTCTTAATTTGGAGATTTTGGATTGAATTGAGGAAGTTGAAGTGAAAGGTGTTCTTATTCTTATATATACTAAGATTGTGCTTGATGATGTGCCAAAAGATTGGGGAAACCAGTGGCATAAAGTGGTATAGCTAGCTACTGGTTTTGGGGGAGCTAGTGGtttgtttattgttatgaatctATGATGATAAAGTTTGGAATCAAGTTCAATGTATCCTCAGTTTTAGGACCACGTGTCTTTATCTCATATATGTCGCGTTTGCATATGTACATTTGTTTACATGTGCAATTTTGTAAAATTTGTACAATATAATTTCCAGTGTAGGTATCTATATGTCctgttatatttattttttcttataattgtataattttttttaattaattagagCAGCAAAAATAGTTGATCACCTATACTAATACTAAGATTAAGTGTTTTATGTTAGGGGTTGTCTTATTGTCTAACTTTACCCAAGTCTAATAAACCAATCATATTTAAAATAAGTGGATTtagaattttataaaataatatttattatttataaataattctATTGGTAAAGTTACTTATGTGAGTGATTAAGACAATTTACTGTAAAATACTTGAAGGGTTAACTATATTTGTAGTCATGTAAAATATGGCTGAATTGGTATTTTGACCCTGTAATTTTTTTTGCAAGGGTTTTGGATATTGAACTTGTTTTACAACAGACAAgcacaatgaacaaattaaaaattaacaatAGACAAGCACAAGGAACAAAATAGGGGACGATTAAAGAATCTTTTAAGAGAAGAAACTCAAGCTCTGATAAAGGGAAAACCACATCCCTAATACTTGTAGCATTAAAAGCTTGCATCGCTACCTTGTAGCTCTAGCTTCTAAGCATCACTCTTTCAAAGCTTGCAGCATTGCCTTGTAGCTCTAAAGCAAtgtgggttgtgtaatgatacTCTACCAATTCGGTAGCCAGATTCATCGCAATGATCAACTTGGTAGCCGGATTCATCCTAAGGATCAAAATAACTGGTAATTTTTATCAAAAGCAAACTAAGATTGTCTCTTTAATTCACTCTATTCATAATCAGAATAAGGAAGATTATCTTcctcctgtaaccaaaaaaagaatAAGGAAGATTCAAATTCCACTCCACCATTTACATTACCATTATATTATCATGTAATTCCCTTTAGTCATCATTATTGTAATGTAATAAGCATGTGCACTTGGAATTTCAGGAGGCAAAGTAAGAGTAAAACCTCTGTCTAACCAAGTTTTGTCCCCgagtttttttaaataaaacacgAGCCATTACTTAAAAAGAATAATATTGTACTTACCACATAAACCTAACCACAATTGGTAGAAGATGGAGGTATTTAGATGTGTAAAAATAACGATGAGAATGAATATAATTGTGGTTAGAAAATATCAAGAATTTCCAATATAAAATGATTGCAAAGAGGACAATTCCCTCTATTCACCCAAAGCTCCCTTGAACACATCCTGCAAAACGTGTGGCCACACGGTATAAACGCCGCACCTTTATGCCTCACCATGCACACACAACAATTATACGCTACCACACCCGTTTCTTCAACTCCCccttgttcttcttctccttcttctcctcctccttgttTTTGACACTCGTCATcattatcttcatcatcaccattGACTCGTACTTCAAAATCCACCTCTGTCTCCTCTAACATCTCCATTAGCGACATGTTCACTAGCCCAACCGTCGTCGTAGCCTCGCCGGAGGAATTAGCGACGCCAACGACTGGAGGATTGTCAAGGTTTTCTTGGACGACGTCGTTGGGTTGTTGGTGATCCATGCCTGGCTGAGTCGACTCGTCTGAGTCAAGGTATTCTTGGAAGGAAACCGAGTTGCGACGGGTGGATTGGGATGAGGCTCCGCCGTGGCTATCAACATTGTGGATGGGAATGTGAACTGTGGTAGAAGTCCAAGCCGAGTCGGAGCCACCAGCGCGCTTGAGCCAAAGCTTGTCCTTCAAGGCTTTCCATGACCTTCGATCCTTTAATAAGGTTTGATAAATAAAAGTTaacatattaaaaataaatatttgtattgaaagataaaattaaggttaatttttttaaattaaaaaaacatgtttttaATTCAATTCCTAATTTTGAAAAGTCACATTTTGGCCTGGCCAGTACAACTGacataataaattaattttcttttaacttAAACCAGTTACTTGACATATAAATTAAAGAACACTCATACTTGTAAAGAGTTTTACACATAAATTTAATCATATCACTTTTAATTATAACATGATAAATTGGTGATTTTTATTGTATAATTATGTAAGAAAATTATACTGCCTGTGCATAATGATTAAACTCataaattatttgttaatttttGTTAGAAGAAGGCTGGAGAGGAATGTGCCACCGAATTTAGTTTGGATTGATTCTctcaaaatgtgtttttttatatattttattgaaaacTGAACTTTATCAAAACAATTGAAATGAATAAATAGTGAGGAATGTTTTgcacaaaataaattaaaggtCAACtattaaaatgaaattattttcaaaataaagatCAGGATGATTTAAAAATCATTTACCTAAAACTATTGACATTTGACAACAAAAGTTACCTTGATGTTGTTGGGCTCATCTTCTCGGATGACATCTAACAGAGTTCGATTCCGGTTCATGGTGGCTTCTGCTTCACCTCCAGCCTCGGAATTCTGGTTAGCCATAACAACATCGCCGAAGATCAAGCTAGCTAGTGAGCTACGACTGCTTGTTTCCCCAGCTGCCATCTGATCATAGAGTGTCATCCTCCTACGACCTTCCATAATCAAAGAAAATTCTCGTTTTCTAGTATCTGATCAAATCACCTGGAATTGTGTTGATTGAAGAGAACCGATGAAATTCTTGTGAGAAAGGACTGTAAGATGATGGTCTTCACGGTGCTCCGTTGTCCGTCGAACTCAGAAGGAGTCCTGGAAGAATGTTGAATGGATCAATTGGTTGCAGCCCAGTTGAAGGAAGTTAATCGAATGAATCTATGGAATGGAATGTTTGTTTCTACAATGGAGAATTTATGGAGTAGAAATTAAGGAAAGTTGTGGGATGGAAGAGCAGGCCCGGGAGCAAAGGAGTTAGTAATAGGAAACAATGGGTCAAcgttaaactttctttttcctgagaaaatgagaagaaaagaagagaaagaaaaataaaagatggGAAAGTGAAGAGTTACAGCAGAAAACGACAAGATGTTTGCGGAAAGAAACGACAGCAAAGTAAAAACATTGAGGGTGGGATCATTAATTTGGTGAGTGGGACCATTCGAGAGAGGCCCAAAGCAAAGACAGACAAAATTTAAAGGGAGTGAGACAGAGAATGCCTTGGATACCCCGGTTGCGCTCTATTTTTATTAGTGAGAATCGCCAACCTTAAATTTGAAAGATGAAATGAGTTAATTAGTATGTCACATTGGTTTGAGAAATAGATACTTGCACAACATTGATGAGTTAATGTAtagaatttatttattttttatgatctTCATTCCTAATTACAAGATTAATTTCattcaaataaaattacaaGAGTGCTAATCAAAGCTTTGAAATTGTAAATAATAAGTGTGAAAGTATACATAGAAAAgagtaataaattattttaaaattttgtacGGGTGATATATAAAGCGACATCAAATATATAtgtatgtttttttataagcaattgaatatattgaaaagaagtacaagagtacttcaacccaatatcAAATATGTCTGTAAAGAATAGGAAGCGGGTGGAAACATACTATgtcaaaataaatattgataagAAAGAATGAGAGGTGGTAGGGTAATCAACATCATTAACGGCAACCAAATAAATTATGCTTGGTTGCTGTAGTTAGGTGTTGGGTCTTACTCTTATGGATTAGATTGTGTTATATTCCTATGTGTTGCGTATAATAATTGCAATTAGTGTCATGTAACGTGTGGGGTTCACTATCTGAGCTGGGGTTTTTATTTCTTAAGGGTGAGGAACAGTTGTCACTTGTCCATAAAGCCCAATCAAtgcgaccaaaaaaaaaagccaatCTACATATAATCATCGAAAGGGAATAAAATTTGGGCAAAAGTGAAGGCACTGCCCACACATTTTTAATCAACCCCGTTCAACTTTAAAAAATTTCCTCAAGTTTCAAATGGTTTTATATTTTAGAAATGGAACTAGAATCAACCAAGTTCAATTCTGCctatcagaaaaaaaaaccaagttcaATTCAAGCATAAAACAAATGAGTAAGAGGCTCAATACAGGCTTGGTTTCTTCCTTTTCAGCTGCTAACAGGAAATAATTTAGAGCAAGCATGACACGTTTGAAGATACAATCATCCAGAGAAAAACAAGGCATACTGATACAGTGATACTGAGCGTTACACAAACAATACAGTGTATGGAATTCACCTCAATTGTCACGAAAGAATGATAGGATTTCAGataaaaatacaaaatcaaACATATAAGAACAACAATTATGCTCATTTTTTAAATATCTTATTTTTGGTGCTCAATTATTTTAAATTGTATCGCTTTAGTAATTGACATTAACAAAATGGTGAATCAGTATGATTGAACACCCGCTGAAAAGTATGGAAAAAAAGCACATCTtaacatcattttgttgaagTAAAAGTTGTTACTTAATAAATAGTGTTATGTGTTATTTTTtcgtttttatatttttttaaaattaatgttCAAATGTCTAATGTATATTTCAAAATAGGTTGGTTTAGTGATTAGTGATTAGATAATTCATTAAAGAAATCAAGTTGCCAAAGAGGCTAATACATCAACATGAATCAAAGACTCTACTTCCGGCGGAACCTCTTCAACCCACACCGAGTTGTAGAATTTTGAGGAGTTCTTAGCCAAGTAATCGACCATAGAATTGTCGAATCTccgaacaaaagaaaaatgaaaagacATAAAAGAGGAGACTAAGGTCTCTACAATcgtttaaaatagaaaacaaataaGAAGAACCAAACTTGGCCTTATGTCATATATCAAAGAGTTGCAAGCAATTTATCTCGAGGAACACATGATGAAAACTAAGATCCTTAGCTAGGGAGAGGGACCATCTAAATGCCAAGGCTTCCGCTAGAAGAGATGATGATGCCTCCACCGGATATGCGACTGATGCAGCCATAACTTGAGCAAAATCATTCCTTGCAATAAACCCAAAACCCGCACTTGCCGTAGATACCCAGGAAGCATCAAAATTGAGCTGAATCGTATCATCCCTGGGTCGCCTCCACACTCCCTGTGCCAAGTTCCTTTTAACTGTTGGAGGTACAATTGCTGTTACACGCTGCACCTGCAAAATGAGGCTAGAAAACTGATCCATGAGCCACTGAAACGTTGGAGGATTCTACTGATGAACCGCTGCATTTCGTAGCTTCTATATCACGTAAATGAAGGTAAGGTGCAAGCCAGTAAGATGTGAATCATCAAGGTCGAAAATTCGTTGGAGGAACTCAGCCGGTTCTTCACTATCACGAAACAGCACCCTCATTTTTTTtggtcttgaccaaggtatccccatagccgacagccgtgagactaatccctcgtCCCACGGTCAGCGCACCACCTTGTTGTCAGGGCATGTGAAGAGAACATATGCCACCAATTCAGGGCCATCACAGCACAATTCGCATTCTTCAATTCGTGTAGTAATAATTGCTTCAATtcgcaaaaaaaaaacttgcaaaTTCTAACCTCCAAGGCTCCAACTACATCAAATCCTTCGTGTCAAGAACTATTACTAAACTAGTAAGTAGCCCGTGCAAATTGCACGGGTTGActtgtgtttttcttttaaaaaactttaataaattaatttttaaatattatgtaGAGAGTATACTTTCATgtatattcaaattcaaattcagttggataatttttttaaaaaaatattggacTAATTAACTTATTCATATTAAATTAATATAGCacaggaaattaattaattagataAAATTATTTGGAGAAATTAACACTTATGTGATAAGCTGAATTATTATAATCATTGAAATGTTGAGTTCTatctttttcaaaataaaaaatagaagcaATGATactgaaaatagaaataaatacACATTTCCAATATGACAATATGTGTGATATTCATAGTCGTAAACTCGGTCTATTAACAATGATTTCAAGCTTTCTTATCATTTCAGGTTGAAGGTAGAGATCATACACATAACACATTGTACTGAAACATGTCAATTTTAGATTTCTTTTCCATTGCACCTTGTGAAGTTGGTTCACAATTTAATTCTTCTAATCACAATCACAATTTAATTCTTCTAATCACAATTTCCCCAACTTCTTAAAAATTGATATCCCTTCTCTCTGCAAAAAAAACATTCCCTGTAATTTCTTGGTTAGAAAGAAGGGAAAGCCACCCACCATCCAGTATCAGCACTTTCCTCAACTGAAACCTTTCCTGCATAGCCTGTGAGACAGGTTTCATCTCTTTCCTGTAATGTAGTCTGCATTGCTTAAACAAAGATGAAAAATGGTGGGAGCAGCTCTTTATTTTGCACATATATACTAAAAAAGACTTTGAAATCATGAGAATTAATTCAAGCATACTTCTTAAGAAATTGTATCAAGGTAGCTTGTCTTCTAGGCTAAGCCTTCACTGTCATGTGTTTTTGTGCTCAATAACAACTAAGTATATCAAACATGAACAGGTAAAGACCTTGATTATAGATATGATACTACttcaaaaacaaacaaaaaacaaaaaatctttTAGTAGACCATGGGATACTCTCACTTCATATAGCCTATAACAAATTGTAACTAAAATATCAGACAGAAAGTATAAGAACAGGAAGTACTT
This portion of the Lotus japonicus ecotype B-129 chromosome 3, LjGifu_v1.2 genome encodes:
- the LOC130748544 gene encoding uncharacterized protein LOC130748544, yielding MEGRRRMTLYDQMAAGETSSRSSLASLIFGDVVMANQNSEAGGEAEATMNRNRTLLDVIREDEPNNIKDRRSWKALKDKLWLKRAGGSDSAWTSTTVHIPIHNVDSHGGASSQSTRRNSVSFQEYLDSDESTQPGMDHQQPNDVVQENLDNPPVVGVANSSGEATTTVGLVNMSLMEMLEETEVDFEVRVNGDDEDNDDECQKQGGGEEGEEEQGGVEETGVVAYNCCVCMVRHKGAAFIPCGHTFCRMCSRELWVNRGNCPLCNHFILEILDIF
- the LOC130748545 gene encoding uncharacterized protein LOC130748545, yielding MSSASRAWTVAASVGVVEALKDQGLCRWNYALRSAQHHVKNHLRSLSQAKKLSSTSSSYAMVSKFQQIIKRRGSKEVRGIIEDSHVLELLGSQQLARDTGAITKD